A stretch of the Pseudomonas helvetica genome encodes the following:
- a CDS encoding cephalosporin hydroxylase family protein, with translation MNPHEQFREEVSQNIEGLQQDKKLQSESLDWVGVTAKHKYTYNFSWMGRPIIQFPQDMVAMQEIIWDLRPDVIVETGIAHGGSLVFYASMLELIGHGEVLGVDIDIRQHNRDAIEAHPMARRISMIQGSSIDPAIVEEVRARVAGKKVLVVLDSNHTHEHVLEELRLYAPLVSVGSYCVVMDTVVEDMPEDAFPDRPWGKGDNPKTAVWAYLEENRDFEIDARIHSKLLITVAPDGYLRRVR, from the coding sequence ATGAATCCTCATGAGCAGTTTCGCGAAGAAGTAAGCCAGAACATCGAAGGCTTGCAGCAAGACAAAAAACTTCAGTCCGAGTCGCTGGACTGGGTCGGTGTCACGGCCAAGCACAAATACACCTACAACTTCAGCTGGATGGGCCGGCCGATCATTCAGTTTCCCCAGGACATGGTTGCCATGCAGGAAATCATCTGGGACCTGCGCCCGGATGTGATCGTCGAAACGGGCATCGCCCACGGCGGCTCCCTGGTGTTTTACGCCTCGATGCTGGAACTGATCGGCCACGGCGAAGTGCTAGGTGTGGACATCGACATTCGTCAACACAACCGCGATGCCATTGAAGCCCACCCGATGGCGCGCCGGATCAGCATGATCCAGGGTTCGAGCATCGATCCGGCCATCGTTGAAGAAGTGCGTGCACGGGTGGCTGGCAAGAAAGTGCTGGTGGTTCTGGACTCCAACCATACCCACGAACACGTGCTTGAAGAGTTGCGCCTGTACGCACCGTTGGTGTCGGTCGGCAGCTACTGCGTGGTGATGGACACCGTGGTCGAAGACATGCCGGAAGATGCTTTCCCGGATCGTCCGTGGGGCAAGGGTGATAACCCGAAAACTGCGGTCTGGGCCTACCTGGAAGAAAACCGCGATTTTGAAATCGATGCGCGGATTCACAGCAAGCTGCTGATCACCGTGGCGCCGGACGGCTATCTGCGTCGGGTTCGTTAA
- a CDS encoding class I SAM-dependent methyltransferase, with amino-acid sequence MNCRGCGTPLALPLIDLGTSPPSNAYLRAEQLEQAEQWIPLKVAVCQECWLVQTEDYTRADSLFDADYAYFSSFSSTWLAHADRYVAEMVERFGLTADSRVVEIAANDGYLLQYVAQRGIRCLGVEPTRSTAQAAREKGLDIRELFFGRDSASQLLSEGWGADLMAANNVLAHVPDINDFLGGFATLLKPTGVATFEFPQLLTLMAGQQFDTLYHEHYSYLSLTAVQRLCERNGLEVFDVSELPTHGGSLRVFVQRAEGVRREVTPAVQQQLQVEQAAGVKTAAYYTTLAPAAEQIKHALLRFLLQAKAEGKRVVGYGAAAKGNTLLNYAGVKPDLLAWVADASPHKQGKFLPGSRIPVVSPERIEIEKPDYVLVLPWNLLDEITQQYAVVRSWGGRFVVAIPELSFR; translated from the coding sequence ATGAATTGCCGAGGTTGCGGCACCCCGTTGGCGTTGCCATTGATCGATCTGGGCACCTCGCCGCCGTCCAACGCGTACCTGCGGGCGGAGCAGTTGGAGCAGGCCGAGCAATGGATCCCGTTGAAGGTCGCGGTCTGCCAGGAGTGCTGGCTGGTGCAGACCGAGGACTACACCCGCGCTGACAGTCTGTTCGATGCCGACTATGCGTATTTCAGTTCGTTTTCCAGCACCTGGCTGGCCCATGCCGATCGGTATGTGGCCGAGATGGTCGAGCGTTTCGGGCTGACCGCCGACAGCCGTGTGGTGGAAATTGCCGCCAACGATGGCTACTTGCTGCAGTACGTTGCACAACGCGGTATCCGTTGCCTCGGCGTCGAGCCGACCCGCAGCACAGCACAGGCCGCGCGGGAAAAAGGCCTGGACATACGCGAGCTGTTCTTCGGTCGCGACAGCGCCTCGCAGTTGCTGAGCGAAGGCTGGGGCGCGGACCTGATGGCCGCCAACAATGTGCTGGCGCATGTGCCGGACATCAATGATTTTCTCGGCGGTTTCGCGACGCTGCTCAAGCCCACGGGCGTGGCGACGTTCGAGTTTCCGCAGTTGCTGACGCTGATGGCCGGGCAGCAGTTCGACACCCTTTACCACGAGCACTATTCCTATCTGTCGCTGACCGCCGTGCAACGTTTGTGCGAGCGCAATGGCCTGGAAGTTTTCGATGTCAGTGAGTTGCCGACCCATGGCGGCTCACTGCGGGTGTTCGTGCAGCGTGCCGAGGGTGTGCGCCGTGAAGTAACGCCTGCCGTGCAACAACAGTTGCAGGTCGAGCAGGCGGCCGGAGTCAAAACCGCTGCTTACTACACGACCCTGGCCCCGGCCGCGGAACAGATCAAACACGCACTGCTGCGTTTCCTCTTACAGGCCAAGGCCGAGGGCAAACGCGTAGTCGGTTATGGCGCCGCCGCCAAAGGCAATACCTTGCTCAACTATGCCGGGGTCAAGCCAGACCTGCTGGCCTGGGTCGCGGATGCGAGTCCGCACAAGCAAGGAAAGTTCTTGCCGGGCAGTCGCATTCCGGTGGTGTCTCCCGAGCGGATTGAAATCGAGAAACCGGACTATGTCCTGGTGCTGCCATGGAACCTGCTGGACGAGATCACCCAGCAATACGCAGTTGTCCGCAGTTGGGGCGGGCGTTTTGTCGTTGCCATTCCGGAGTTGAGCTTCAGATGA
- a CDS encoding DegT/DnrJ/EryC1/StrS family aminotransferase yields MSRIHYTKPSVGELEAKYVLDAVQHGWGERCYEYITRFEKSFAQHMGVPYAIATSSCTGALHMGMAALGIGPGDEVILANTNWIASAAPIDYLGATPVFVDVLPDSWCLDPEQVRQAITPRTKAIVAVHLYGNLCDLDTLLAIGRENGIAVIEDAAEAIGSQWRGKAAGSLGAFGAFSFHGTKTMTTGEGGIFVTSDKALYDRVLTLSNHGRVSGSTRQFWPDFIGFKYKMSNLQAAIGCAQIERVDELIARKRAIFDRYAQGLLDIPLLSMNPQPEHSRNGYWMPTVVFHESTGITRELLIEAFQAADIDARVFFWPLSALPMFADKPVHTPMAVSLSERAINLPSYHDMTDADQQRVIEVIRTVCQQRNVL; encoded by the coding sequence ATGAGCCGAATTCACTACACCAAGCCCAGTGTGGGCGAGCTGGAAGCCAAGTACGTGCTGGATGCTGTGCAGCATGGCTGGGGCGAGCGTTGCTACGAATACATCACACGTTTCGAGAAGTCCTTCGCGCAGCACATGGGCGTGCCCTATGCCATCGCGACCTCCAGCTGTACCGGCGCCTTGCACATGGGCATGGCCGCATTGGGAATCGGTCCGGGCGATGAAGTGATTCTGGCCAACACCAACTGGATCGCCTCGGCGGCCCCTATCGATTACCTGGGCGCGACGCCGGTTTTTGTCGACGTGTTGCCGGACAGCTGGTGCCTGGACCCGGAGCAGGTTCGGCAAGCCATTACGCCACGGACCAAAGCCATCGTGGCGGTGCATTTGTACGGCAACCTGTGCGATCTGGACACGCTGCTTGCGATCGGCCGCGAGAACGGGATTGCGGTCATCGAAGACGCCGCCGAAGCCATCGGCTCGCAATGGCGTGGTAAAGCCGCGGGTTCGTTGGGGGCCTTCGGCGCCTTCTCCTTTCATGGCACCAAGACCATGACCACCGGGGAAGGCGGGATTTTCGTGACCTCGGACAAGGCGCTGTATGACCGAGTGCTGACACTCTCCAACCACGGTCGGGTCAGTGGCAGCACGCGGCAGTTTTGGCCGGATTTCATTGGTTTCAAATACAAGATGAGCAATCTGCAGGCCGCCATCGGTTGTGCCCAGATCGAACGTGTCGATGAGCTGATTGCCCGCAAACGCGCGATCTTCGATCGGTATGCCCAGGGGCTGCTGGATATCCCGTTGCTGTCCATGAACCCGCAACCTGAGCATTCCAGGAACGGTTACTGGATGCCCACCGTGGTGTTCCATGAAAGCACCGGTATTACCCGAGAGTTGTTGATCGAAGCCTTTCAAGCAGCGGATATCGATGCCCGGGTATTTTTCTGGCCATTGTCGGCGCTGCCGATGTTTGCCGATAAGCCGGTGCACACGCCGATGGCTGTCTCGCTGTCGGAACGGGCGATCAATCTGCCGAGCTACCACGACATGACCGACGCTGATCAACAGCGGGTGATCGAGGTGATTCGCACGGTCTGCCAGCAAAGGAATGTGCTGTGA
- a CDS encoding acetyltransferase, with amino-acid sequence MKVYLLGAANPEAVRMIGSVKRANPAMEFAFLDNDAVKHGTLFHGVPVIGGVERVADLKGPDTHFVNLITRDTRTRYETTRQIIEAGGTLGNFLHPGIDLSMTRMGTGNYLQEGVIIQAEVSLGDNSSISYGSLIGHEGRIGHSVFMAPGVAIAGCVEVGDGAFIGTNATILPRLRIGRWATVGAGAVVTRNVPDYAVVVGNPARIIKTQAVPYQDGRVFN; translated from the coding sequence GTGAAGGTCTACCTGTTGGGGGCGGCAAACCCTGAAGCCGTGCGGATGATTGGTTCCGTCAAACGAGCCAACCCTGCCATGGAGTTTGCCTTTCTCGACAACGATGCAGTCAAGCACGGCACGCTGTTTCATGGCGTGCCGGTGATCGGTGGGGTAGAGCGTGTGGCCGACTTGAAAGGCCCGGACACGCACTTCGTGAACCTGATCACCCGCGACACCAGAACCCGTTACGAGACGACGCGGCAGATCATCGAGGCCGGCGGAACACTGGGCAACTTCCTGCACCCCGGCATCGATCTGAGCATGACGCGCATGGGCACCGGCAACTATCTCCAGGAAGGCGTGATCATTCAGGCCGAAGTGTCCCTGGGCGATAACAGCAGCATCAGCTACGGCAGCCTGATCGGGCACGAAGGCCGCATCGGGCACAGCGTATTCATGGCGCCCGGAGTAGCCATCGCCGGCTGTGTCGAAGTGGGGGACGGGGCTTTCATCGGCACTAACGCCACCATTCTTCCGCGTTTGCGCATTGGTCGCTGGGCAACGGTCGGCGCCGGCGCCGTGGTCACCCGGAACGTTCCCGACTATGCCGTTGTCGTCGGCAATCCCGCACGAATTATCAAGACTCAGGCCGTCCCTTATCAGGACGGTCGGGTTTTCAACTAA